A window of the Streptomyces sp. NBC_00454 genome harbors these coding sequences:
- a CDS encoding Crp/Fnr family transcriptional regulator, with product MSTMHTILEAMAPEALLAHSHQVTIPAGTRIFNERRRAEKFWIIQCGTVDLDTHVPGHKNVVVDTLGYGELLGWSWMFPPYTWHLGATASNEVRALEFDAAAVRQLCNEDSAVGRSVSVAVGAVIADRLGSARTRLLDLFAPHGSGTPLAYAR from the coding sequence ATGAGCACCATGCACACCATCCTCGAAGCGATGGCACCAGAAGCCCTGCTCGCCCACTCCCACCAGGTGACCATCCCGGCCGGCACCCGCATCTTCAACGAACGCCGGCGGGCCGAGAAGTTCTGGATCATCCAGTGCGGCACCGTGGACCTCGACACCCACGTCCCCGGCCACAAGAACGTGGTCGTCGACACCCTCGGCTACGGCGAGCTCCTCGGCTGGTCCTGGATGTTCCCTCCCTACACCTGGCACCTCGGCGCCACCGCCTCCAACGAGGTTCGCGCCCTGGAGTTCGACGCCGCGGCTGTACGCCAGCTGTGCAACGAGGACTCGGCCGTCGGTCGTTCCGTCTCCGTCGCCGTGGGCGCGGTCATCGCCGACCGGCTCGGCTCGGCCCGCACCCGGCTCCTTGACCTGTTCGCCCCTCACGGCAGCGGCACCCCGCTCGCCTACGCACGCTGA
- a CDS encoding CBS domain-containing protein: MTSTPYTVADVMTTKVIAVTPSTGFKDIATAMEQWKVTALPVIEGEGHVVGVVSEADLLPKEEFHEHRPGLIEQMRRLGDTAKAGSTLAENMMTTPAVTIRPDATLPQAARLMADRHIKRLPVVDADGTLMGIVSRADLLKVFLRTDEELATEIRRTVVDRLFPLSHEAVKVTVARGVATLTGKVRDGNLIPLAERLTHAVEGIVAVQCQLKPSPRRTAMCIGTENTTPDIQRSHEGALTTPNGMWTLGVAGAVPFRWET; this comes from the coding sequence ATGACCTCCACCCCCTACACCGTCGCCGACGTCATGACCACCAAGGTCATCGCCGTCACCCCCTCGACCGGCTTCAAGGACATCGCCACCGCGATGGAGCAGTGGAAGGTGACCGCCCTACCCGTCATCGAAGGGGAGGGCCATGTCGTCGGCGTGGTCTCCGAGGCCGACCTCCTGCCCAAGGAGGAGTTCCACGAGCACCGCCCGGGCCTGATCGAGCAGATGCGCCGGCTCGGCGATACCGCCAAGGCGGGCTCCACCCTCGCCGAGAACATGATGACCACCCCGGCGGTCACGATCCGCCCTGACGCCACCCTGCCTCAGGCCGCCCGCCTCATGGCCGACCGGCACATCAAGCGCCTCCCGGTCGTCGACGCCGACGGCACCCTCATGGGCATCGTCAGCCGCGCCGACCTCCTCAAGGTCTTCCTCCGCACCGACGAGGAACTCGCCACCGAGATCCGCCGCACCGTCGTCGACCGCCTGTTCCCTCTCTCCCACGAAGCCGTCAAGGTCACCGTGGCCAGAGGGGTCGCCACCCTGACTGGCAAGGTCCGCGACGGCAACCTGATCCCGCTGGCCGAACGCCTCACCCATGCTGTGGAGGGCATCGTCGCCGTCCAATGCCAACTCAAGCCTTCACCGAGACGGACCGCGATGTGCATCGGCACTGAAAACACCACGCCGGATATACAGCGTAGTCACGAGGGCGCATTGACGACTCCGAACGGTATGTGGACGCTGGGTGTAGCTGGTGCAGTGCCGTTCAGGTGGGAGACCTGA
- a CDS encoding 5'-nucleotidase, whose translation MKYDLSGRLVVGIASSALFDLTDCDAVFRERGEDAYRTHQEAHVEDVLAKGVAFPFVRRLLSLNDLADPSDSLVEVIVLSRNDPDTGLRVMRSIEAHGLPISRAVFRQGRSSHSFMPALNMSLFLSANGADVREAVADGLPAGHVLETARVDDEDDPELRIAFDFDGVVAGDSAERIFQSAGIDEFRAHEVRNATTPHDPGPLREFLAGINRIQRLEEDERRKDLGYEPRLRVSLVTARDAPAHERAVLSLKQWGLRVNDAFFLGGVDKTPIISALDPHIFFDDQVSHLNGTAPATPSVHIPFGVVNAPS comes from the coding sequence ATGAAGTACGACCTGTCCGGTCGCTTGGTGGTAGGGATCGCCTCCAGTGCGCTGTTCGACCTCACCGACTGCGACGCGGTGTTTCGAGAACGGGGAGAGGATGCCTACCGCACCCACCAAGAGGCACATGTAGAAGATGTGTTGGCCAAGGGAGTTGCCTTCCCTTTCGTTCGCCGCCTGCTGTCGTTGAACGACCTCGCGGATCCGTCCGATTCGTTGGTTGAGGTCATCGTTCTGTCGCGAAATGACCCGGACACTGGCTTGCGGGTCATGCGCTCGATCGAAGCGCACGGCCTGCCTATCAGCCGAGCCGTCTTTCGGCAGGGTCGTTCGTCACACAGCTTCATGCCAGCCCTGAACATGTCGTTGTTCCTGTCGGCCAATGGGGCTGACGTGCGCGAGGCGGTCGCAGATGGATTGCCAGCGGGTCACGTGCTCGAGACAGCGCGGGTCGATGACGAGGACGACCCTGAACTCCGGATTGCCTTCGACTTTGACGGCGTGGTGGCGGGTGACTCTGCCGAGCGGATCTTCCAGAGTGCCGGCATCGACGAGTTCCGTGCGCACGAGGTGCGCAATGCGACCACACCACACGATCCAGGACCGCTGCGCGAGTTCCTCGCTGGCATCAACCGCATCCAGCGTCTTGAGGAGGATGAGCGCCGCAAGGATCTCGGGTATGAGCCCCGCCTTCGAGTGTCCCTGGTCACTGCTCGGGACGCCCCCGCACATGAGCGTGCCGTGCTGAGCCTCAAGCAGTGGGGGCTGCGGGTGAATGACGCCTTCTTCCTCGGCGGCGTCGACAAGACTCCCATCATCAGCGCCTTGGATCCGCATATCTTCTTCGACGATCAGGTCTCCCACCTGAACGGCACTGCACCAGCTACACCCAGCGTCCACATACCGTTCGGAGTCGTCAATGCGCCCTCGTGA
- a CDS encoding tyrosine-type recombinase/integrase, protein MATKSLAHGMGTFYKDCEHPQSRWSKCPHEYTIRYRNAAGKQSEEAGFTTQDAAIDRLTTIYKEKKAAPRSQSKAERIQKFGTMQFREYTAEWKAGQRDLAESSLRTLESLLDHHILPTPGSRRMNTFDHKVVDGFLQTMERNGAGLATQSNAFDKLKSVLLDAYRLGIYTENPVLGVKPPQYDPERAVIPSPAQLRDIRTAGDDRFLLISDLMSGCGMRNGEAFAVNLNNLVASDVYRITEQVNQTTKTYGRLKHRKPTDYRDVPLPARVRETIEWYADKHGTVDGYLLRHPMDPTRPFLAYYLQNQWQRIKRAGEVDVPDGMVIYSLRHFFASNCLTNGIPITDVAEWMGHKSLDITFKIYRHLMPGSIGKAAKVLDVGLVA, encoded by the coding sequence ATGGCAACGAAGTCTCTGGCCCACGGCATGGGCACCTTCTACAAAGACTGCGAGCACCCGCAGTCACGCTGGTCGAAGTGCCCGCACGAGTACACGATCCGATACCGCAATGCCGCCGGAAAGCAGTCCGAAGAGGCCGGCTTCACTACCCAGGACGCGGCCATCGACCGCCTCACCACGATCTACAAGGAGAAGAAGGCGGCACCCAGGAGCCAGAGCAAGGCCGAGCGCATCCAGAAGTTCGGCACCATGCAGTTCCGCGAGTACACCGCGGAATGGAAGGCCGGCCAGCGCGACCTCGCCGAGTCCTCACTCCGCACGCTCGAGTCCCTCCTCGACCACCACATCCTCCCCACCCCCGGCAGCCGCCGGATGAACACCTTCGACCACAAGGTCGTCGACGGCTTCCTCCAGACCATGGAGCGCAACGGCGCCGGCCTGGCCACCCAGTCCAACGCCTTCGACAAGCTGAAGTCCGTCCTCCTCGACGCCTACCGCCTCGGCATCTACACCGAGAACCCCGTCCTGGGCGTCAAGCCCCCGCAGTACGACCCCGAGCGCGCCGTCATCCCCTCCCCCGCCCAGCTCCGCGACATACGCACCGCCGGCGACGACCGGTTCCTGCTGATCTCCGACCTCATGAGCGGCTGCGGCATGCGCAACGGCGAAGCCTTCGCCGTCAACCTCAACAACCTCGTCGCCAGCGACGTCTACCGCATCACCGAACAGGTCAACCAGACCACCAAAACCTACGGCCGCCTCAAACACCGCAAGCCCACCGACTACCGCGACGTCCCCCTCCCGGCCCGCGTCCGCGAGACGATCGAGTGGTACGCCGACAAGCACGGCACGGTCGACGGCTACCTCCTCCGCCACCCCATGGACCCCACGAGGCCGTTCCTCGCCTACTACCTCCAGAACCAGTGGCAACGCATCAAGCGGGCTGGCGAGGTCGACGTTCCCGACGGCATGGTGATCTACAGCCTCCGCCACTTCTTCGCGTCGAACTGCCTGACCAACGGCATTCCCATCACGGACGTCGCCGAGTGGATGGGCCACAAGAGCCTCGACATCACCTTCAAGATCTACCGCCACCTCATGCCCGGCTCTATCGGCAAAGCCGCCAAGGTCCTCGACGTCGGTCTGGTGGCTTGA
- a CDS encoding ABC transporter ATP-binding protein: MTATDPSAADTARLTAPKTFKALYAHFRPHRKAVALAALLTLIGAGSGLLQPLATKVLVDRLGSGETISRILLALTALVLLGAVLQALGAYVLERTAESVVLAARRTLVGRLLRLRLTEVERHQPGDLMSRVTSDTTLLRAVTTQALVNGATGVITLVAAIVMMAFMDAVLLGVTLAVGVLIGGAVALVMPRIAQATERAQEAVGEVSSVLERIFGALRTVKASGAEQRENAVADAALQRSWRHGVTSAKWEAVAEGSVGLAMQLSFLAVLGVGGARVASGAIPVSTLIAFLLYLFYVIEPVERLVQAASAYQEGSAAVARIDEVERLETEHLDQEHPERPGTSAAACGPASVRFEDVSFRYRDDLPSVHHQVDFDVRSGGMTAFVGPSGAGKSTVFALIERFYEATGGRVLVDGKDVRDWPLPELRGAIGYVEQDTPVLAGTLRENLVFAAPDATDQDIHAVLIRAKLDTLVDHLPQGLETPVGHRGTKLSGGERQRIAIARALLRKPRLLLLDEATSQLDAENELAVRDVITQAARTTTVLVVAHRLSTVTHADRIVVMDAGRVRAVGTHTELLDQDTLYARLAATQFLGPAR; this comes from the coding sequence ATGACCGCGACCGACCCGTCGGCCGCCGACACCGCACGCCTGACCGCCCCGAAGACGTTCAAGGCGCTGTACGCCCATTTCCGACCGCACCGCAAGGCCGTCGCGCTCGCCGCCCTGCTCACCCTGATCGGGGCCGGCAGCGGGTTGCTCCAGCCCTTGGCCACGAAGGTCCTCGTGGACCGGCTGGGCTCCGGTGAGACGATCAGCAGGATCCTCCTGGCCCTCACCGCACTGGTACTACTGGGCGCGGTGCTCCAGGCGCTCGGCGCGTACGTGCTGGAGCGGACCGCGGAGTCGGTCGTGTTGGCCGCCCGCCGCACCCTTGTCGGTCGACTGCTGCGGCTGCGCCTCACGGAGGTCGAGCGGCACCAGCCGGGCGACCTGATGTCCCGGGTCACCTCCGACACGACGCTCCTGCGCGCCGTCACCACCCAGGCACTCGTCAACGGTGCCACCGGCGTCATCACCCTGGTCGCGGCCATCGTCATGATGGCCTTCATGGACGCCGTGCTGCTCGGCGTCACCCTGGCTGTGGGCGTGCTGATCGGCGGGGCCGTCGCCCTGGTGATGCCCAGAATCGCGCAGGCCACCGAGCGTGCGCAGGAGGCGGTCGGGGAGGTCTCCTCCGTCCTCGAGCGGATCTTCGGCGCGCTCCGGACCGTCAAGGCGTCAGGCGCCGAACAGCGCGAGAACGCGGTCGCCGACGCGGCACTGCAGCGGTCGTGGCGGCACGGCGTGACGAGTGCGAAGTGGGAGGCGGTGGCGGAGGGATCGGTCGGTCTGGCCATGCAGCTGTCGTTCCTCGCGGTGCTCGGCGTCGGCGGGGCACGCGTGGCCTCCGGAGCGATCCCCGTGTCCACTCTGATCGCCTTCCTGCTCTACCTCTTCTACGTCATCGAGCCGGTGGAAAGGCTGGTCCAGGCGGCCTCCGCGTATCAGGAGGGATCAGCGGCCGTCGCCCGCATCGACGAAGTGGAGCGGCTTGAAACGGAGCACCTGGACCAGGAGCACCCCGAGCGGCCCGGGACATCGGCGGCGGCTTGTGGCCCGGCGTCGGTCCGCTTCGAGGACGTGAGCTTCCGCTACCGCGATGACCTCCCGTCCGTCCACCACCAGGTCGACTTCGATGTGCGCAGCGGCGGCATGACGGCCTTCGTCGGCCCCTCGGGGGCGGGCAAGTCGACGGTCTTCGCGCTGATCGAGCGGTTCTACGAGGCCACCGGAGGCCGGGTTCTGGTCGACGGCAAGGACGTCCGCGACTGGCCACTGCCGGAGCTGCGCGGTGCCATCGGATACGTGGAGCAGGACACGCCGGTCCTGGCCGGAACGCTGCGGGAGAACCTGGTCTTCGCGGCACCCGACGCGACCGACCAGGACATCCACGCCGTCCTGATCCGGGCGAAACTGGACACGCTGGTGGACCACCTGCCGCAGGGACTGGAAACCCCGGTCGGACACCGCGGCACCAAGCTGTCGGGCGGCGAACGGCAGCGCATCGCGATCGCCCGCGCCCTGCTGCGCAAACCCCGGCTGCTACTCCTGGACGAGGCGACCTCGCAGCTCGACGCCGAAAACGAACTGGCGGTACGCGACGTCATCACACAGGCCGCCCGGACGACCACCGTCCTCGTCGTGGCACACCGCCTCTCAACGGTGACCCACGCCGACCGGATCGTGGTGATGGACGCAGGACGCGTACGCGCGGTGGGCACCCATACGGAACTGCTCGACCAAGACACCCTGTACGCACGCCTGGCGGCCACCCAGTTCCTGGGGCCGGCACGGTGA